A genomic segment from Candidatus Binatia bacterium encodes:
- a CDS encoding Coq4 family protein — MAMASPDTPGMLEDRHLSPVPDVAHLATLPAGTLGKEFERYLTENGLDANLLRESAFIPAHRARDDDVGYLAERGFQLHDLFHVLTGFDTTPLGEVRVLSFTVAQSPAPYPAMIIASRPLQMVLYNPQLLPVVMDAITEGWALGRKAKSLLPVHWEDHWESPLDELRAEYDLI; from the coding sequence ATGGCGATGGCCAGCCCGGATACGCCGGGGATGTTGGAGGACCGGCACCTGAGCCCGGTCCCCGACGTGGCGCACCTCGCGACGCTGCCCGCGGGCACCCTCGGGAAGGAGTTCGAACGCTACCTGACCGAGAACGGACTCGACGCGAACCTCCTACGCGAGTCCGCCTTCATCCCGGCCCACCGGGCGCGCGACGACGACGTGGGATATCTCGCGGAGCGCGGATTCCAACTCCACGACCTGTTTCACGTCCTCACCGGATTCGACACGACGCCGCTCGGAGAAGTTCGCGTGCTCAGCTTCACGGTCGCGCAGAGCCCCGCTCCGTACCCCGCGATGATCATCGCGAGCCGCCCGCTTCAGATGGTGCTCTACAACCCACAGCTCTTGCCGGTCGTCATGGACGCCATCACCGAAGGCTGGGCGCTCGGCCGGAAAGCGAAGTCTCTGCTTCCCGTCCACTGGGAAGACCACTGGGAGAGTCCGCTCGACGAGCTACGAGCCGAGTACGATCTGATCTGA
- a CDS encoding glycosyltransferase family 39 protein has translation MTRPDHSETTPSPIALWGLVVAVFLAETLLHSPAQRLLLLWPDATEYLLIGNSWAQGTGFVDPVQWYKIPEAGQVMPAFSVRAPLVPFMFGIAFWLGSSVLTIIHLHAVWSAFAVGLLALGASRVMRLPAAAAAALWVGVFPAWVQLSRVPMTETTAVACVALVAWSLRFASQSIGGAAFCAALTLIAWLTRPNLAGMAVAAFVAMMISARPRPTLRNVPAWAYLATFVFGFVVIREVTLAWTGYTPYSGYALLGRYLDSRAAEGFSLEPAAGLLELVLDRPADVAKRVGTLLFGMYRQLFSTDRFSWIGWLGAPGILWCLWGGRKYQVERRFLAFCALGFTAVTALTLGYWDGLRYPLLTAVTGALCGIALLDDLCEYAARALPAGVLARSMSLVPFGVTIAAIVVLGNPRHVIGPNFGWPLRDTQSLEPMLTPLDRSTQALCHEIPRNTFVTAHDPWRVSFWCGNPATAVPLDFNYPKVRRAFLSLRRPAYLVQVAGRQANRGRDLPRIVPIAETERMNLYRVIGVESPIEWTAPPPVGCAGRLPACLESVDR, from the coding sequence GTGACTCGGCCCGACCACTCGGAGACCACCCCCTCGCCAATCGCGCTCTGGGGTCTGGTCGTTGCAGTCTTCCTTGCGGAGACTCTGCTGCACTCTCCGGCGCAGCGACTCCTGCTTCTGTGGCCGGACGCCACGGAGTACCTGCTTATCGGCAACTCGTGGGCGCAGGGAACTGGCTTCGTCGACCCCGTGCAGTGGTACAAAATCCCGGAGGCGGGTCAGGTGATGCCCGCGTTCTCCGTTCGGGCCCCACTCGTCCCGTTCATGTTCGGAATCGCGTTCTGGCTTGGCAGCAGCGTGCTCACCATCATCCACCTGCATGCCGTGTGGTCCGCCTTCGCCGTCGGACTGCTCGCGTTGGGAGCGTCACGCGTGATGCGGCTCCCTGCGGCCGCGGCCGCCGCGCTCTGGGTCGGCGTCTTCCCGGCGTGGGTCCAGTTGAGTCGGGTCCCGATGACCGAGACCACCGCCGTGGCGTGCGTGGCGCTCGTCGCGTGGAGCCTGCGATTCGCATCGCAATCGATCGGTGGAGCCGCATTCTGTGCCGCCCTCACGCTGATCGCCTGGCTCACCCGACCGAACCTTGCCGGGATGGCGGTGGCCGCGTTCGTCGCCATGATGATCAGCGCTCGACCGCGACCCACGCTTCGAAACGTGCCCGCGTGGGCCTATCTCGCGACCTTCGTGTTCGGCTTCGTCGTCATCCGTGAGGTCACGCTCGCGTGGACGGGTTACACCCCCTACTCGGGCTACGCGCTCCTGGGGCGCTACCTCGACTCTCGCGCGGCAGAGGGCTTCTCGCTCGAACCGGCCGCCGGCTTGCTCGAACTGGTGCTCGATCGGCCCGCAGACGTCGCCAAGCGCGTGGGCACACTCCTGTTCGGGATGTACCGACAGCTGTTCTCGACCGATCGGTTCTCTTGGATCGGCTGGCTCGGGGCACCCGGCATTCTCTGGTGCTTATGGGGCGGGAGAAAGTACCAGGTCGAGCGGCGGTTCCTGGCATTCTGTGCCTTGGGGTTCACCGCGGTCACCGCCCTGACGCTTGGCTACTGGGATGGACTTCGCTACCCGTTGCTCACGGCCGTCACCGGCGCGCTCTGCGGAATCGCGTTGCTCGACGATCTTTGCGAATACGCCGCCCGCGCCCTCCCTGCCGGGGTCCTCGCGCGATCCATGAGTCTTGTGCCCTTTGGAGTCACGATCGCCGCGATCGTCGTCCTCGGGAACCCTCGCCACGTCATCGGGCCGAACTTCGGATGGCCCCTGCGCGACACGCAGAGCCTCGAACCCATGCTCACCCCGCTGGATCGCTCGACCCAGGCTCTCTGCCACGAGATCCCGAGGAACACGTTCGTGACCGCGCACGATCCATGGCGCGTCTCCTTTTGGTGTGGCAATCCCGCCACCGCGGTTCCACTCGACTTCAACTACCCGAAGGTTCGCCGTGCGTTTCTTTCACTGCGACGTCCTGCGTACCTCGTGCAGGTCGCGGGACGGCAGGCGAATCGCGGACGGGATCTCCCTCGGATCGTGCCCATCGCCGAGACCGAACGCATGAATCTCTATCGCGTGATCGGCGTCGAGAGCCCGATCGAGTGGACCGCGCCGCCGCCCGTCGGCTGCGCCGGTCGCCTGCCCGCGTGCCTCGAGAGCGTGGATCGGTAA